From a single Brassica oleracea var. oleracea cultivar TO1000 chromosome C5, BOL, whole genome shotgun sequence genomic region:
- the LOC106295990 gene encoding histone deacetylase 15 — MVVETLDSSCDGSKRKHANGGEETHLDELSNGDTGVSSSKRARVSRGEMTFQDIYGADALLNEEDEEDDSDWEPVLQNIPVEFVKWCCVNCTMANPGDMVHCYICGEHKESGILRHGYLASPFFKDTGLTEVEEKCGGSSSATSSTAVGFDERMLLHSEFEVKAQPHPERPDRLRAIAASLATAGVFPGRCLPIHAREITKQELQMVHTSEHVDAVNITSQLLYSYFTTDTYANEYSARAARLAAGLCADLATEIYSGRVKNGFALVRPPGHHAGIKHAMGFCLHNNAAVAALVAQAAGARKVLIVDWDVHHGNGTQEIFEQNKSVLYISLHRHEGGNFYPGTGAAAEVGTNGAEGYCVNVPWSCGGVGDKDYIYAFQHVVLPIASQFSPDFVIVSAGFDAARGDPLGCCDVTPAGYSRMTQMLGDICGGKMLVILEGGYNLRSISSSATAVIKVLLGENPENDDLPIATTPSKAGLETVLDVMNIQMKFWPSLATAYSNLLSEWETRLIENKKNQVKRKLVRVPTWWKWGRKKFMYRFLSARI; from the exons ATGGTTGTAGAAACTCTGGACAGTTCCTGTGACGGTTCAAAGAGAAAACATGCCAACGGTGGTGAAGAAACTCACCTCGATGAGCTTAGCAATGGAGACACTGGAGTTTCATCATCT AAAAGAGCTAGGGTTTCAAGAGGAGAAATGACGTTTCAGGATATCTACGGTGCAGATGCATTGCTGAATGAAGAAGATGAGGAGGATGATAGTGATTGGGAGCCTGTGCTGCAGAATATTCCCGTTGAGTTTGTGAAATGGTGTTGCGTTAATTGCACTATGGCGAATCCTGGTGATATGGTCCATTGTTAT ATATGTGGAGAGCACAAGGAATCTGGCATCCTCAGGCATGGATACTTAGCATCTCCTTTTTTCAAAGACACTGGTCTCACTGAAGTCGAAGAGAAATGTGGAG GAAGCTCATCTGCAACTAGCTCAACAGCTGTTGGTTTCGACGAGAGAATGTTGCTACACTCTGAA TTCGAAGTGAAGGCACAACCACATCCCGAGAGACCTGATCGTCTTCGCGCTATAGCTGCTAGTCTTGCCACTGCTG GCGTCTTTCCTGGAAGATGCTTGCCTATTCATGCAAGGGAAATCACGAAACAAGAGCTCCAGATG GTCCACACTTCAGAGCATGTTGACGCTGTTAATATCACAAGCCAGCTTCTCTACAG CTACTTCACCACTGATACATATGCTAACGAGTATTCAGCACGTGCTGCTAGACTTGCAGCAGGTTTATGCGCTGACCTTGCTACAGAAATTTACTCTGGCCGTGTAAAAAATGGTTTCGCTTTG GTTAGACCTCCTGGTCACCATGCTGGCATCAAACATGCTATGGGGTTTTGCCTTCACAATAATGCAGCTGTTGCTGCATTAGTAGCACAGGCAGCAGGGGCAAGGAAGGTGCTGATTGTGGACTGG GATGTCCATCATGGAAATGGAACCCAAGAGATATTCGAGCAAAACAAATCT GTACTGTACATTTCCTTGCACAGACATGAAGGGGGGAACTTTTATCCTGGTACTGGAGCTGCTGCTGAG GTTGGTACAAATGGTGCTGAAGGTTATTGTGTAAATGTTCCATGGAGTTGTGGTGGAGTTGGTGATAAAGACTACATCTATGCCTTTCAGCATGTGGTTTTACCCATAG CTTCTCAATTTTCTCCTGATTTTGTCATCGTATCAGCTGGATTTGATGCGGCTAGAGGAGACCCATTAGGATGCTGTGAT GTAACTCCAGCTGGTTATTCTCGAATGACACAGATGTTGGGTGATATCTGCGGTGGGAAAATGCTAGTTATTCTCGAGGGCGG CTACAATCTTCGCTCCATCTCTTCTTCTGCTACAGCAGTGATCAAG GTGCTTCTGGGTGAAAATCCTGAGAATGACGACTTGCCTATAGCTACCACGCCTTCAAAAGCCGGCTTAGAAACTGTTCTTGATGTAATGAATATCCAAATGAAGTTCTGGCCATCACTTGCTACCGCCTACTCCAATTTACTCTCAGAGTGGGAAACACGTCTGATCGAAAACAAAA AGAACCAGGTGAAAAGGAAGCTCGTTCGTGTTCCCACTTGGTGGAAATGGGGAAGGAAGAAGTTTATGTACCGGTTTCTCTCTGCTCGTATATGA